taatatcaaagaaaaaattatataacTAAATTTGTAATACACATATATACCCACGTAAAATAGATATACCCAGACGGCTAGTTGCTGTTAGGATGCATCAAATGGTTTCACAAGGCGATGCATTCGAAATTGAATGTCACCAAGAAAGTTGATTCTGTCGATGTTGCATGTACCCTTGGCTTTCTCCGCCTcctaagcatttaaaataagtAACTATTTCACATCAATAACATCGTtggcattttaaaattttgtgtaTTTGTAGTATATGATAATTTTGGGATTATCAACTTTGCGTAAACCGAAAAAGGTTGGCTGCAATTAAAATTTCAATGTACCATATCTGACTGTTATTTTCTTTTAGACGGCCAAAATGTAATTGGTGttcaatttataataataataatcttctTCATTTGATGGGCTTACCTGCTCGAGGAGCAAGCCTCTCTGTCTATACATATTCCATGAGTTTTTACATAGCTCTGTTCTTCAGGTCTCTTAAAAAGCCAAAAGATTATGGGAAGCAACAACTTGAACTTTGGTCCCATTCTCTTCTTCGTCCCTTTCTATTTCTTCATTCTCCTTCACACCCCTGTTTCTGTGTATGCCCAAGGTAATCACTCCTGCCATCAATTCAACTCACGAGTTCATAAAAACATCAATCACAAGAACTCCATTTGGGatctttttttttggtttttttgcaTAGCTAATGAAATGTTATTTGTTTTATGAATGCAGATGATGTATGTAAAAAAATAGATTGCGTGAGAGGAACATGCGTTGGCAACAAAAGCGCATTGCTAGGATTCGAATGTATTTGTTACCCCGGCTGGAAGCAGTTTACATTAAGCGACTTCACCTTTCCACCTTGTGTCATCCCAGATTGTGAGTCCTCATTTTTCATCCTCTTTTTAATACTAATTTCCACTCAATAATATATATCTATTTCTTTTGAAAttcattacaaatatcaattatAAAAACAATAGTTTGATATCTTTTCAATAGTTATAAGATCTCAAATTAAATAGAGGTATACTGGTAAAAATACTGTTAAATATAGTACATGATTGTATATTTGAGATTAACGAAAAAGAATATATTTAAagtaatataattttttccccaTCTTATAAGACATAAAAGGTTACATGATTTCACAAGTAGATGTTAACATATATGCGTGTCTACTTGCAGGCAAATTGGATTTTCATTGTGGTAGTAGCACTCCGGCACCACCACCCCCGCCGTCGCCGCCGTCGTCATTCAATATTCTCGATCGTAATTCTTATGGATTCATATTCTATAGTCAAGGCTTAgagttattaaaaaaaaatgagacACACAtgttataatataaattaaattaaatgaacgaaagatatgattaaaaattatattactGATTTTAAAATTGTAGAGAGTTTTTTTAACAAAGATCAAATTTATAAAGAGATTTATGAAATTATTAACTTGTATGTTTTTCCTCAGCCTGTAATATTGCGTGGTGTGGCGATGGAACTTGCCAACCAGATGGAATCAGCCATTCTTGTCAATGTTTCGAAGGGTCCGCAAATTTATTGAACATGACAGTCCTAccttgtttcaagaaatgtaaGAATCCTAAATCATTTCGTTTTCGACTTGTCTTGGATTTATTTATGTAGAATAAAAGTATAGGGTGAATGATTAGGTAATATATAACCTATTTAGAGCATCCAAATCCCTTATTTTTACAATCCATCGTCGCTTTTTTTTATATACACTAGATAAATTCTCGGACAAACGCAACCtagtttatatataatattattattatctttgTAGGTGGCATAGGAGCAGATTGCAGTGGAGTTGATCTTGATCCGCATTCAGCATCGACTCCACCACCACCATCAAATGGTAGGCTTtgccaatcaatttaattaagtgtttaatttattttacacgTTCTCTATTCTATTTTGTATATTCAATACGTGTGTATCTATAGGAATATCTATTTTTAacctatttaaataaatatatattcataAATTTGGGTTACCGTGGGCTCCTCGTTTGGGAGATGTTTACGTCACTATACGGTGATGACATCATTTTCATGATTATGATTATTATCATCATTGTTATGTTTAATTAATCTCGCACcgataaattaaaaatttgtgGTTTTTTTATTATAGGATCGAAAACCACCTCTAGATGCTCGGGGCCATTTTGTGCCATGAATTTCGGTTTGATATCCGCAATCATCTTGGTATCAACCTTCATCGGCCATACTTATTGCTTACTAATCTAACTTGATTTGGCGGATTAGTTCTAGCTATCACGCAATTTCAGTGGTTCAAATATTCGAATTTGATGAATGGTTTCAAGTTATTGCCTTAATAAAGGAGATTCAATTGTGTGACATCATATCTTCTGATTTaagaatcatattttaaataaagaacATCGAGTAGTTTTGTGGAcaagtaggtcttttgtgagacggtctcgcgaatctttatatatgagacggtctcgcgaatctttatatatgagacgggtcaaccctaccgatattcacaataaaaagtaatatttttagtataaaaagtagtactttttcatggatgacacaaataagatatttgtctcacaaaatacgacatgtaagatcgtctcacacaagtttatGTTTTCGTGGACATATATATCATGCACTGAATTATTTCGAGAAAATTAttatctttaagatatttccACAATACTATATCCAATAATTCAAGTTTATTTTTATACGTCAAtccatgattttattttttttttgtgaccTTACATATGATAATGAATATAGACTATTGGATGTAATAGCAAGTTACTACTAACATCTCATTAACCGTAAAGAGCTAAACAATTAATTAAGTTCAcgtgaaatttgataatattagAATGTGACGtaaatgtatttaaaatatttataagacCAAAGTTTTTCATTtggatttcaataataataatttgataaTGTTAGAATGTGATATGAAGACCAAATtagtttaattgttaaataaaatataCCTAGCTTGGTATGTTATAATAAAGTATTGATTTTTTATTCCCCAGCAGAAGAGTTCAAATAGACATATAAAAGTAATCAAACATCTCATCTCTGTTGGAACGACGCGTGGACTTTTTATTATTCCTGTCACTTGAGTCAAAATCTTAcaacataaaatttcatgaaactTTGGGAAAATAACTTCTAAATACTATAATTCCACAGAGGAGACCAATTCCCTATTCCGTTTC
The Primulina tabacum isolate GXHZ01 chromosome 9, ASM2559414v2, whole genome shotgun sequence DNA segment above includes these coding regions:
- the LOC142556067 gene encoding uncharacterized protein LOC142556067 — encoded protein: MGSNNLNFGPILFFVPFYFFILLHTPVSVYAQDDVCKKIDCVRGTCVGNKSALLGFECICYPGWKQFTLSDFTFPPCVIPDCKLDFHCGSSTPAPPPPPSPPSSFNILDPCNIAWCGDGTCQPDGISHSCQCFEGSANLLNMTVLPCFKKCGIGADCSGVDLDPHSASTPPPPSNGSKTTSRCSGPFCAMNFGLISAIILVSTFIGHTYCLLI